DNA from Kitasatospora herbaricolor:
TGGAGGTCGTCCGAGAGCACGCTGACCAGCCGCACGCCCAGGGTCACGGGCGGCGTCCAGCCCTCGTCCACCACCCGGTCGAGGGCGGCGCCGGTGAGCGTGCCGACGAAGGCCAGGGTCCGCTCGTGCACGGCGTCGTGGTAGCCGGTGAGCAGCCCGCCCGACGGTACCCGGACCAGGGCGACCTCGCGGGCGGTGTGGCCGTAGCCGGTGGCCCGGGCGGGGAAGGGCAGCGCGAAGCGGTCGGCCCAGCCCTGCGCCGTCCAGACCTGCTCGGTGCCCGCCACGTCGGCGATGTGGTCGTCCTGGATCCGGGTCAGGTGCCAGACCAGCCAGGCGATCGAATTGGCGCCCTCGTCGAGGCGGAGCCCCAGGGCGTCCGCGTCCAGCCCCTCCACCACGTCGTGGACGGCCGTCCGGATCCGGCCGAAGGCGTCGGCCAGCAGACCGGCACAGTTCATCGCGGGCTCCTCCCGGCCCGGCCGGCGCGCTCCGCGACCGGTGGCCGCCTCGATTGTGCCCCGGCGGACGCGTGCGGGGCGCAGCGACAGGCCGGTGCGGCGACCGGTCGTCCGGCCCGCCGTCGACAGGGTGACAGGAGGCCGGCCCGCGGTGGGCGCATCGGGGCAACCGGCCCGTTCCGGCGGCCGGCGCGCTACCGTGCCCGTCATGACCTCCGTTCCACCGGCGGCCCCCGGCCCACCGCCGGACCTCCCCGCCGCCCGCGACCGCCACGGCGTGCGCGTCCACCCGTACCGGGACCCCCGGCCGCACCCCGCGCTGGGCAACTCGCCGATCAGCTTCGTGTCGGCCGAGCTCTGGCAGGCCCTCGCGGACCTCGCCATCGCGCCGGCCGCGGCGGAGGCGACCGTGCTGGCCCTGCTGCGGACCATCGCCTCGGACGCCACGGACGCGGCGCTCGCCCCGGGCAACGAGCGGGCCCCGCGGGACGACCTGTACGTGAGCGCCCCCGCGTACATCGGGGCGCGGCGCCGGATGGTGTGGTTCCAGCGCGACGGCGCGGGCGGCCCGGTCACCGCGTTCTTCCCGCCGGACGACACGCTGCCCGCAGGGTCCTGGCCACGGCCCTGAGCCGCCCGGACGCCGGCGGCAGCGCCCGCGGGCGGCCCGCGCGAGTGGCGGCCCCCGGCCGGGCGGGGGCAGGCTGAAGGGTGATGCGGTCGTGCATCGTCCCGACGCCGGGGAGAGACCATGGGCGACACCGACGTGCTGGTGGTAGGAGCGGGCCCGGTCGGCCTGACGGCGGCGGCGGAGCTGCGCCGGCGCGGTGTCGACTGCCGGATCGTCGACAAGCTCGCGGAGCCGCAGCCCTACGCCAAGGCCGTGGGCATCCAGCCCCGGACGCTGGAGATCTGGGACGCGATGGGGCTGGCCCGGGAGGCCCTCGACGCCGCCGTCCCGATGCTCGGCCAGCTGAACGTCGTCGACGGGAAGCCCGGCCCGCGGATCGACCTGGACCTGCCGGCGGACATCCCGTACGGCTTCGCGGCGATCCCGCAGTACACCACCGAGCGGCTGCTGACGGCCCACCTCGCGGGGTACGGCACCGCGGTGGAGCGCGGGACGGAGCTGATCGACCTCGGCCAGGACGCGGACGGCGTCCGGGCCGTGCTCAGGACGCCCGAGGGCCGCGAGGACGTCCAGGCCCGCTACCTGATCGGCTGCGACGGCGCGCACAGTCCGGTCCGCCGGGCGATGGGGATCCGTTTCGACGGCGACGCGTTCCCCGAGCAGTACATGCTCGGGGACGTCGAGGTGGACTGGGACCTGCCGGCCGGCTTCGGCCTCCGGGTCGTCCACCACGACGCCGAGGGCCGCGTCGACGACGTGCTGGTCTGCATCCCGCTGCCCGGCCGCAAGCGCTACCGGATGTCCATGCTGGTACCGGCCGAGCTGGAGGCCGTGGCGTCGGTCGGCGGTACCAACGGGGAGGTCGCGCACGGGCTGGAGTCCGGCCGGACTCCCCAGCTGCGGCACATCCAGACCGTTCTGGACCGGCTCTCCCCCACCCCGACCACGGCCTCCGAGCTGCGCTGGTCGTCCGTCTTCCGGATCAGCCACCGCCTGGTCGACCGCTATCGCGAGGGCCGGGTCTTCCTGGCGGGGGACGCCGCCCACATCCACCCGCCGACCGGCGCGCAGGGGATGAACACCGGCGTGCAGGACGCCTACAACCTGGCCTGGAAGCTGGCCCTGGTCGTCGGCGGCGCGGCCGAGGACGGGCTGCTCGACACCTACCAGGCCGAACGGCACCCGATCGGCGAGGAGGTCGTCGGCCGTACCGTGCGGCACGCCCGGGCGGGCGTCGAGTCCGACCCGGACGACTTCACCACCATCCTGTTGCGCGAGGCGCAGCTGCTGGTGAACTACCGGGGCAGCTCGCTGGTCGACGGCGTCGCCGGGGGCGGGACCGGCCCGGCCCCCGGCGACCGGGCGCCCGACTGCGGCGGGCTGGTGCGCGACCTGGCCCGGTACCCGCTCCGCCTGTTCGACCTGCTCCGCGGCCCGCACCACACGCTGCTCCTGCACGCGGGCCCGGACACCCCCGCCGAGCTGCTGCACCGCTGCGCCGAGGCGGCGACGGCGGCCGCGCACGGCCTGCTGGACGTCTACGTGGTCCTCGCCCCCGACGCCCGGGCGGACGGCGTCCGGCTGCCCTGCGTCCAGGACCGCGACGGCACCTTCGCCGCCGCCTACGCGGCGCGCCCGGGTGAGGCGGTCATCGTCCGGCCGGACGGCTACCTCGGGGCCCGCTGCCACCCCGCCGACCCGGAGGAGCTGGTGGCCCAGCTGCGCCGGACCTTCGCCCCGGCCTGACCCTCGGGGAGCCGGCGGGCGCTCGGAGCCCGTGTTCCGGGGACGCGTCGGGCGAGGCGCACGCCGCAGCGCCGACGGCCGAAAAGCCTTGCGGTGAGCGGTAGTTACCCTTCGGCGTGCGCCGATCCCCATGGTACGGCCCACGGTGCTCGCACCATCGTCGGTTGTCCGCACCGGCTCTGACGGTCGCGCGGCGGCCGTCCCGGCATGCCTTCACGCCACCCGCCCGCGCCGACCGCGGGCGTGCCCGACAGCACGACCGTCGACCGACGCACCTTCACATACTGGCCTCCTTCCGACCAATGGTCCAGACCTATTGACGCGCCTTGGCGCCCCTCCTACGATCCAGTTCGGCACAGCCCCACATGTCCCCACCTCACCCAGAGCCGGGCGTCGCGCCCCCACGCGTCGGTCATGTCCATGACGTCCGGCGGGAAAGGGAGCACAGCATGTTCCGTCGAAGGTCGCGCACGCCACGTCCGTCGGACGATCTCCGCCCCGGCCAGGAGCCCGGCCGCCCCGCGGCGGACCAGGCCGGTAGCGAGCCGCCCCGAGCCTCCTACCAGCGGCGGACGGCCGTGGAGCGCGCGGGCCAGGTGCACCGGACCGGCCGCGCCGCGCACGGTCACACCGTCATGATGCGCTCGCTCGCCGGGGTGAGCGCGGCCGCCGTCATCGGCGCCGGCCTCGCCCTGTCCGGGTCCGTCACGGCGGGCGCCGCCACCACCAACCTGGTGACCAACCCCGGCTTCGAGAGCGGACTCTCCGGCTGGACCTGCTCCGGCGCCGGCGCGACCGTCAGCAGCCCGGTGCACGCCGGCACCTCCGCGCTCAAGGCCACACCGACCGGCCAGGACACCGCCCAGTGCGCCCAGACCGTCAGCGTGCAGCCCAACTCCCAGTACACGCTGAGCGCCTACGTCCAGGGCAGCTACGTCTACCTGGGCGCGACCGGCACCGGCCTCACCGGCACCACCTCCACCTGGACGCCCAGCAGCGCGTCGTACAGCCAGCTCAGCGTCAGCTTCAGCACCGGGCCGAGCACCACCTCGGTGTCCGTCTACCTGCACGGCTGGTACGGGCAGCCCACCTTCTACGCGGACGACGTGTCGCTCGCGGGCCCCGGCGGCAGCAGCCCCTCGCCCACGGTGACCCCGACCGTCACGCCCACCGTCACCCCGACCGTGACGCCCACGGTCACCCCGACGGTCACGCCCACCGTCACCCCCACCGTCACCCCCACGGTGACGCCGACCGTCACGCCGACCGGCGGTGAGACCTGCGCCACGAAGCCCAAGCCCTCGGGCAAGGTCCTGCAGGGTTACTGGGAGAACTGGGACGGCGCCTCCAACGGCGTCCACCCCGGCCTGGGCTGGGTCCCCATCACGGACAGCCGGATCGCCGCGCACGGCTACAACGTCATCAACGCCGCCTTCCCGGTGATCCTTTCCGACGGCACCGTCCTGTGGCAGGACGGCATGGACGCCGGCGTGAAGGTCTCGACCCCCGCCGAGATGTGCCAGGCCAAGGCCGCCGGGGCGACGCTCCTGATGTCGATCGGCGGCGCCGCCGCGGGCATCGACCTGAGCTCCAGCACCGTCGCCGACAAGTTCGTCGCGACCGTCGTCCCGATCCTCAAGAAGTACAACTTCGACGGCATCGACATCGACATCGAGACCGGCCTGTCCGGCAGCGGCAACATCAACACGCTGTCCGCCTCCCAGTCCAACCTGATCCGCATCATCGACGGCGTCCTCGCCCAGATGCCGGCCGGCTTCGGCCTCACCATGGCCCCCGAGACCGCGTACGTCACCGGCGGCAGCGTCACCTACGGGTCCATCTGGGGCTCCTACCTGCCGATCATCAAGAAGTACGTCGACAACGGCCGCCTGTGGTGGCTCAACATGCAGTACTACAACGGCAGCATGTACGGCTGCTCCGGCGACTCCTACTCGGCCGGCACCGTCCAGGGCTTCACCGCGCAGACCACCTGCCTCAACAACGGTCTGACCGTCCAGGGCACGACCATCAAGGTGCCGTACGACAAGCAGGTGCCCGGCCTGCCCGCCCAGTCCGGCGCGGGTGGCGGCTACATGGCGCCGAGCCTGGTCAGCCAGTCGTGGAACGCCTTCAGCGGTTCGCTGAAGGGGCTCATGACCTGGTCGATCAACTGGGACGGCTCGAAGGGCTGGACCTTCGGCGACAACGTCAAGTCCCTCCAGGGCCGTTGATCTCCGACTGACCCGCCCGCGCCCCGGCGCACCGCTCCGGTCCGGAGCCGGTCACCGACCGGAACCACTCCCGGATCCGGCCCCGGGGCGCGGGCGACCGAGCGGAGTCAGGCATCGAGCGAGCAGGGCCCGGGAGCGTCGGATGCTCCCGGGCCCTGCCGTTCCACGGGGGTCGGTTCGGGACATCAGAGCGCCTCCGCGGCCACCGGCGCTCCGTCAGTTCGAATTCGTGCCGGCCGCCGAAGGCACGGCGTACGGCCGGAGGACCATCAGCGAGTCCTCCGGGGTCGCCACCATGGCGAAGGGGAACCGGTCGAGTTCGAGGCAGAGCGCCACGTCGTCGGGGTGGGCTCCTTGGCGCACACCCGAGGCCAACTCGTGAGCGGCGCGCGACTCCCCTGCCCGGCGGAGGAACTCGGTCGCGCCCGTCCCGGCCCCGGCGGCTCGCCCTGCGATGTACTGGGCGCACGCCAGGTCCTCGTCGGCCTGCCCGTCCTCGCCGGTGACCACGAAGGTCACGTCGGCGCACTCGCGGGCCCGCAGGACCAGGGCCGTCGCCTCCGCCACCACGAAGCCGGCGCACAGCACCAGGGAGGCGTCCTCGACCGCGAGGGCGCCGACCGTCCCCGCCGTGGTCTTCTGCACGACGGTCCGTCCCCCGAGGTCGGCGGACCGCAGCAGGCCCGGCGAGTTGACGAGGTCGAACCCTGGTGCGGGCGGACCGTCCTTGAGCGCCACCCAGCCGGGGTGACGGGACTTGAGCGTCAGGGCCTCCTCCGGCGAGGCGGCGAGAACGATCTTCTCCGCGCCCCGGGCGAAGGCCCAGGCCGCCACCGTGTACGCACGCATGACGTCCACCACGACCGCCACGGAGGGAACTTCGACCAGCTCGGCGATACCGAGGAAACGAGCGTCCATCGGATCATGATCGCGCACGTCCGACCCGAAGCCCTCGGACAGTGACGCACGTCACAGCGAGGGGCCGGAGGAGGCAGGCGTCGCCACCTGACGCCCACGCCCCGGCCTCCCGGCAGGCGAGTTGAGTGCCGTGCCCCCCCCCCTGCCCGCCTGCCCGCCTGCCCGTCGTCGGCTCGCGGCCGGGGGTTCACCCCGTCGGACGCCGGTGCTGGACCAGCAGCACGGCCGCTGCGGCCGCCACGGCACCGGCGGAGAGCACCCCGGCACTGGACCGCCACGACATCACGGACCAGCGGGACCGCGCGGAGAGCAGCGAACCCGCACTCGCCCAGGAACCCACCGAGAGCACCGACAGGGCGGACCCGACGGACCCGACCGACAGCACCGACCCGACCGACCCGATGGACAGCACCGAGCCCACCGATCCGATCGACAGCAGCGAATCCTTCGACCGGAGGGACAGCGCCGAGCCCTCCGGCCCGTCCGGACCTGATCCGTCGACGACCTGCGCACGCGGGTACCTCCTGACTCGGGGCGGCCGGTTGCCCGTCCGGGGTTGCCCGTGCGGCAGCCGGGCGGACCGAGGAGGGCAGAACGATCCTAGGCCCGTCCGGTCCCACCGTCCGGTCACCGGGCCGGGTCGAAGCCGCCCCTCGGGCGAGGGTCCCCCGGACGGCGGGAATTCCCGCTGGTCCCCACGTCCTGCCCTACGTCGTTCATGCTCCGGCCGCCGCGATTCGGATGAATGAAGGGCGCCCAGTTGTCCAGCAAACTGCGCCCCACCCTCCCGACTCGCCCGACCAGGTACCCGCGCCCGGCGCCCCCTGGTCACCAGGATGGACACCGACGGCACGGTGGACTTCCCCTGCACCGTGTGCCCGAACATCGTGTTGCCGTTCGCCGGTACGCCGTCCACGGTCATGTCCGGGGCCACCCGCAGCTACGCCTGGGACACGGCGACGACCGACGGACGCTACGCCGTCGTCGTGACGGCCGGTACCGGCACCAGGTTCGCCCGGCGCCACGCGGGCCGGCTGCACCGACCCGTACGCGGCCGGGCCTGCGGGCCCCGGCGTTCCGCCGGGGCCCGCAGGCCCGCTCAGGGGACCGGCCCTTCCTCGGAGGCGCCGCGGGACCCTCCCGTCGGCACCGGACTCGCCTACGGCACCCAGTAGTTGCCGGAGGCCACGATCATCGACTGCAGCTGCACGCTGCCGCCGTAGTAGAGCGAGGAACTGATCGGCGTCGCGGCCAGCTTGGTCCAGAGCGCGTCGAGCCAGGCCTGCGAGCCGGGATCGGTCATCGCGGTGACCACGAAGGGCGCGGTGAAGGCCATGTCCTTGCCGGTGTCGAAGGCCGTCCCGTTGAGGTGGTAGCCCGTGACGATGTTGTCCGGGTTGCCACCGGTCTTGGTCCTGATCCACGCGTTGAGCTTGCGCGCGGAGGCCAGCGAGGCGGCGTCGCCGCCGGTGACGGCGTCGGTCCCGATCCGCCAGGGGTCGCGGCAGGCGTTCCAGCCGTAGTCCCCGTCGTTCGGGCTCTCCAGCACCTCCCCGGCGGCCGGCTTGGGGGTGCCGTTGGTGTTGACGACGAAGTCCGCCAACAGGCCGGTGCCGGCGGCGTAGTTGCTCTGCTGCGCGGTGATCAGGTTCTGGTGCGCGGTGCGGACGGTGTCCCAGGCGCCGTCGCCGGTGGCGGCCTTGAAGGCCCGGAAGTGGTCGAGCATGAAGTCCGAGGAGCGGGTGATCCAGTACTGCGCGTCGCCCGCGGCGGACCAGTCGCCGAGCAGCATCAGGTGGGTGGTGGGGTTGACCTCGCTCGCCTTGATGGCGTTGATGTGCTTGACCGCGAGATCCTTGTAGTTGTAACTCCCGCTGCTGCCCCACTGCTTGTCGGCGAGCAGCAGGCCGTAGGCCACGTCGAGGTCACCGTCGGTCGCCGAGTCGGAGCCGTTGACGCTCTTGCACGAGGTGTCCTGCTCGGCGGCCAGCAGGTTGGCGTTGTTCACGGACTTGTGGGCGAGCATGTACTTCACCATGCCGTCGAAGACCGTCCGGGCGTTCGGGTCCGCGCCCGCCATGGTGGCGGTGACCACCATGCCGTAGCCCTGGGCCTCGGCCACGTACGGGTGGTCGGCGTCCGGCGAGATCACCTCGTACCAGCCGTTGCCGCAGTTCTGCTTGACGAAGGCGGCCTTCCAGGCGTTGTAGGTGCTGATCACCTGCTGGTCGAGCGCCGACTGGGCCCCGATGGGCTTCAAGGTGCCCGCCGTGTAAGGGAACCGGTGGCTGCCGAAGGGGACGGCCGGGCCGCCGGGAGGAGTGGTGGTGCCGAGGTCGGCGTCCAGGTAGTCCAGGTTGGGCAGGCCGCCGGTGGTGGTGGAGGTGAGCCTGATCCGGTTGGCGCCCGCCGCGAGCTGGGTGGTGAGGGTGGCGGTGGACCAGGTGTCCCAGGTGCCGGTGCCCGTGAAGGCGCGCGCCGCCGAGACGACGGTGCCGTTGACGGCGATGTCGGCGGGCCGGTTGACGGTGGTGCCGTTGGCGTACCGGATGCCGAGGGTGGCGGCTCCGGCGGCAGGGGCGTTCACCGTGAACTCCACCCAACTGCCCACCGTGTTGTCCCCGTTGACGAATCCGGTGCCGGAGAACCCGGTGTGGTTGGCCTCCACCACGCCGAGCGAGACACCCGCGCCCTCCGCCTCGTAGCGGGTCGCGGCGGCCGAGGCCGGGGCGGCGACGACGCCCACCACCAGGCCGGCGGCGACGAGCACGGCGGCGCCCGTTCTGTGCAGGTTCTTCATTCCTGAGCTCCTCAGCGGTCGTACCGGACAACGCCCTTGGTGAAGCCGTGGCGGGACGGGACGGGACGGGACGGGACGGGACGGGACGGGACGGGACGGGACGGGACGGGACGGGATCAGAATCGGGGCCTGAGGTGGCATGGTCAAGAGTTTTCGTTAGGAAAGTTTCCTGACGAGCTACGGAAGGCCGGCGGCGGGCGGAGCTCCCGCACCCCCTCGCACCGCGAGGGCTTGACGCATCAAGTAATGCTCTTTAACTTGAAGCCCCTCGCGGGCCGGACCCCACCAGGCCCCGTCCTTCCGCCTCTCCCCCGTGCTCGGAGGCCCCGGTGTCCCCAGGTTTCACCCGCAAACTCGGCCTCTTCCAGGCCACCACCATCAACATGAGCCAGATGTGCGGCATCGGACCGTTCGTCACCATCCCGCTGATGGTGGCCGCGTTCGGCGGCCCGCAGGCGGTGATCGGCTGGATCGCCGGGGCCGTCCTCGCGCTGGCCGACGGCCTGGTCTGGGCCGAACTCGGCGCCTCGCTGCCCGGCGCCGGCGGGAGCTACGTCTACCTCCGCGAGGCCTTCCAGTACCGCACCGGCCGGCTGATGCCGTTCCTGTTCGTCTGGACGGCGATGCTCTTCATCCCGCTGATCATGTCCACCGGGGTGGTCGGCTTCGTCCAGTACCTCGGCTACCTCTGGCCGGGGATGACCAAGGGCCAGGGCGACCTGGTCGGGCTGGCCCTCTGCGCCCTGGTCGTCCTGCTGCTCTGGCGCCGGGTGGAGAGCATCGCCCGGCTCACCACCGTGATGTGGGGCGTGATGATCACCTCGGTGGCCGCCGTGATCCTGGCGGCCTTCAGCGGCTTCAGCCCGAGCCGGGCGTTCGACTGGCCCGCGCACGCCGTCGAGCTGACCCACGGGCAGTTCTGGATCGGCTTCGCCGCCGGCCTGACCATCGGCATCTACGACTACCTCGGCTACAACACGGCCGCCTACCTGGGCGCCGAGGTGAAGGACCCCGGCCGGGTCCTGCCCCGCGCCATCATCTACTCGATCATCGGCATCATGGGGATCTACATGCTGCTGCAGGTCGGCGTCCTCGGCGCGATGGACTGGCACCAGCTGCTCGACCCGAACTCCGTCGCCTCCAGGTCGGTGGCCTCCGCCGTGCTGGAACAGGCCTGGGGCAGGGCCGCCGCCGACGTGGTCACCGTCCTCATCCTGGTCACCGCCTTCGCCTCCGTCCTGGCCGGCCTGCTCGGCGGCTCCCGGGTGCCCTACGACGCCGCCCGCGACGGCACCTTCTTCCGGGCCTACGGCAAGCTGCACCCCCGGCACGGCTTTCCCGTCCTCGGGCTGGTCACCATGGTGCTGGTCACCGCCGCGGGCTTCTATCTGAGCCGGCACGTCGGCGACACGGTGGAGCACCCGCCGCTGACCGTCCTGATCACCATGCTCACCACCGTGATGGTGATCGTCCAGGCGCTCGCCCAGATCGCCGCCGTCGTCGTCCTGCGCCGCCGGCAGCCCGCCCTCCACCGGCCCTACCGGATGTGGCTCCATCCGCTGCCGGGCGTGGTGGCGGCGGTCGGCTGGCTGGTCATCTACGGCTACGCGGACCGCAACTCCCCCGGGTACCACCCGGTGGAGTGGTCGCTGGCCTGGGTCGCGCTGGGCTGCGTCGCCTTCCTGCTCTGGGCCAGGACGGAGCGCACCTGGCCGTTCGGGCCCAAGGAGATCCGCGAGGAGTTCCTCCGGCCGGCGCAGGCGCCGGAACCCCAGGAGCAGCGCACGGCGTGACGGACGGCCAGCGGGCCCGGTGCGCGCCGCTCTCGGTGGGCTCCGCGCCCGGCCCGTGTCGCCGGCGGGGGGCTAGGCGTTGGGCACGATGTCGTGGGCGACCGCGAAGCGGGTGAGGTCGGCCCGGCGGCGGGAGCCGATCTTGTCCCGCAGCCGGTCCAGATGCGAGTGCACGGTGTGCTCGCTGATCCCCAGCCGCTCCGCGATCCCGTGGTCCGTCTCGCCGTTGGCGACCAGCTCCAGGATCTGCCGCTCGCGGTCGGTGACCCGGCACGGCGGCTCCGACCAGCGGCGTACGGCGAGCGCCGCCGACACGTACCCGCAGCCCGAGGCGACCAGCCTGATCGCCGCCAGCAGCTCCGGTTCGCCGGCCTGCCTGCTCAGACAACCGCGGGCACCGGCCTCCATCGGCGGCACGATGTCCTGCTGCAGCGGGGAGCAGAGCACCAGCACCTCCGCGCCCCGGCCGGCCAGCCGGAAGACCGCGGCGGACAGGTCGGCGGGACGTAACTGCAGGTCGACCAGGACGACGTCGCCGGGCTGCAGGCGGCCCTCCACCTCCTCGACGGACCCCGCCGCCGGCACCAGGGCCAGGTCCCCGGTGGACTCGATCACCTGGGCCAGGCCGCGCCGGAACAGCGGGCAGTCACCGACGACGGCGACCCGTCTGACCTCGGTACTCATGGCTGGCCCTCGGTAGCGTGGCTGCCCGGCGCTCCGCAGGCGGTGCCGGCACGGGCCCCGGACCTTCGCACCTTCCAGTCTTCGCCCTCCCCGCCCGCGCGGCCCGCCGGGGCCCGCCCCAGTGGGTAAACACTTCGCAAAGGGCGGGCCCGCGAAGCACGGAGAGCGGGCGGCCGAGGACCGGACCGGCCCGGCCCGGGGGCAACTGTGCCCCGCGTCCTGTGGGTGTTTCTGCCCTTGGGCGGCGCCGTGTCCCGGACCAGACTGGGGCCGAGCCCTCCGCGCTCGCCGAATCTCCGGGTGGGGTTCTGCCATGAGTGCCGTCTTCGGTGAGATCCTCACCTTCACCCAGCAGCACGGCGGCGATGTGGACCTCGCCACCATCGGGGACGACACATACGCCCGCTACGAGACCGTCGACGGCTTCAGCGTCGTCTACGACGAGAGCCGGGAGGGGAGTACCGTCGTCTGCCGGTGAAGGAGCGCTCCGAGCGGGCGGTTCCCCAGGACGAGCGGGAGTCCCTCGACCCGGACGCCCTGTTCACCTTCGGTGCCGATCGGGGCCTGCTGCTCGGCGACCGGCTTGGCGAGGGCGACGTCCAGGGGCTCACCATCCTCGTCACCTTCCCCGGGACGGACACCACCGTGACGCCCGCCGACGTGGACGCCATGCTGAACGGCCCGGACTACCACGCGAACGGGAACCACTGCTCGGTCAGGGAGTTCTTCCGCGCCATGTCCTCGGAACGGCTCAGGTTCGGCAACACCGTGGTGGGGCCCTTCCGGATGAGCCGGTCCAGGCTGACCCACGCCAACAACGAGGGGCTGCTCGCCCCGAGGCGATCGCGGCGGCGGTGGACGCCGGCGTTCCTGCTGACCCAGAACCTCGACCAGTTGGAGGCCCTGGACCTGGACGAGTTCCGCGTCTTCCAGATCAACCTGGGCGAGCCGGAGGAGCGGACCCACCTGCGGTTCCCGGTCGCCCTGCGCAAGGCAGACACCCTCGCCGCACCGGAGGCCATGGCCGACCGGCGGCCGCTCGACACGCCCGCCGACATCCGGTGGAGCTGATGATCCGACGCCACGTCATGTGGCGCGGGCCCGGCCGCAGGTGGCAGGCCTGCGACCGGGCCCGTTCGCCGGCGGCGTCCCTCCCGGGACGTCCCAGCTGGTGGCGTCCCTACTGGTTGCGCCGGGCGATCGAGAGTCCGATCACCCCGACGATCGCGACGGGCCCCGCCACCAGACCGAGCAGCGGAACCTTGCCGATCAGACCGATCGCGACCCCGACGGCCCCGACCAGGACAAGTGTCCGCCACACCAAGAGATTTCCGGGCTGCTGCTGCGCCATGTGCGTCCCCCCAAGCGAGTCGTGCGTGCGATCCCCACCGAGTACGACGACCAGCCTGGCAGTGCGGCTCCGGGAGAACAAGAGCGCGAACCACCGGCGCCGGACCGGGGTTCCGTCCGCGCGGGCGCTCCCGCTCCGCCTGCCCGAC
Protein-coding regions in this window:
- a CDS encoding mycothiol transferase, whose amino-acid sequence is MNCAGLLADAFGRIRTAVHDVVEGLDADALGLRLDEGANSIAWLVWHLTRIQDDHIADVAGTEQVWTAQGWADRFALPFPARATGYGHTAREVALVRVPSGGLLTGYHDAVHERTLAFVGTLTGAALDRVVDEGWTPPVTLGVRLVSVLSDDLQHIGQAAFVRGALLRR
- a CDS encoding FAD-dependent monooxygenase — its product is MGDTDVLVVGAGPVGLTAAAELRRRGVDCRIVDKLAEPQPYAKAVGIQPRTLEIWDAMGLAREALDAAVPMLGQLNVVDGKPGPRIDLDLPADIPYGFAAIPQYTTERLLTAHLAGYGTAVERGTELIDLGQDADGVRAVLRTPEGREDVQARYLIGCDGAHSPVRRAMGIRFDGDAFPEQYMLGDVEVDWDLPAGFGLRVVHHDAEGRVDDVLVCIPLPGRKRYRMSMLVPAELEAVASVGGTNGEVAHGLESGRTPQLRHIQTVLDRLSPTPTTASELRWSSVFRISHRLVDRYREGRVFLAGDAAHIHPPTGAQGMNTGVQDAYNLAWKLALVVGGAAEDGLLDTYQAERHPIGEEVVGRTVRHARAGVESDPDDFTTILLREAQLLVNYRGSSLVDGVAGGGTGPAPGDRAPDCGGLVRDLARYPLRLFDLLRGPHHTLLLHAGPDTPAELLHRCAEAATAAAHGLLDVYVVLAPDARADGVRLPCVQDRDGTFAAAYAARPGEAVIVRPDGYLGARCHPADPEELVAQLRRTFAPA
- a CDS encoding carbohydrate binding domain-containing protein; this translates as MMRSLAGVSAAAVIGAGLALSGSVTAGAATTNLVTNPGFESGLSGWTCSGAGATVSSPVHAGTSALKATPTGQDTAQCAQTVSVQPNSQYTLSAYVQGSYVYLGATGTGLTGTTSTWTPSSASYSQLSVSFSTGPSTTSVSVYLHGWYGQPTFYADDVSLAGPGGSSPSPTVTPTVTPTVTPTVTPTVTPTVTPTVTPTVTPTVTPTVTPTGGETCATKPKPSGKVLQGYWENWDGASNGVHPGLGWVPITDSRIAAHGYNVINAAFPVILSDGTVLWQDGMDAGVKVSTPAEMCQAKAAGATLLMSIGGAAAGIDLSSSTVADKFVATVVPILKKYNFDGIDIDIETGLSGSGNINTLSASQSNLIRIIDGVLAQMPAGFGLTMAPETAYVTGGSVTYGSIWGSYLPIIKKYVDNGRLWWLNMQYYNGSMYGCSGDSYSAGTVQGFTAQTTCLNNGLTVQGTTIKVPYDKQVPGLPAQSGAGGGYMAPSLVSQSWNAFSGSLKGLMTWSINWDGSKGWTFGDNVKSLQGR
- a CDS encoding 2-phosphosulfolactate phosphatase, giving the protein MDARFLGIAELVEVPSVAVVVDVMRAYTVAAWAFARGAEKIVLAASPEEALTLKSRHPGWVALKDGPPAPGFDLVNSPGLLRSADLGGRTVVQKTTAGTVGALAVEDASLVLCAGFVVAEATALVLRARECADVTFVVTGEDGQADEDLACAQYIAGRAAGAGTGATEFLRRAGESRAAHELASGVRQGAHPDDVALCLELDRFPFAMVATPEDSLMVLRPYAVPSAAGTNSN
- a CDS encoding phospholipase domain-containing protein encodes the protein MDTDGTVDFPCTVCPNIVLPFAGTPSTVMSGATRSYAWDTATTDGRYAVVVTAGTGTRFARRHAGRLHRPVRGRACGPRRSAGARRPAQGTGPSSEAPRDPPVGTGLAYGTQ
- a CDS encoding glycosyl hydrolase family 8, whose protein sequence is MKNLHRTGAAVLVAAGLVVGVVAAPASAAATRYEAEGAGVSLGVVEANHTGFSGTGFVNGDNTVGSWVEFTVNAPAAGAATLGIRYANGTTVNRPADIAVNGTVVSAARAFTGTGTWDTWSTATLTTQLAAGANRIRLTSTTTGGLPNLDYLDADLGTTTPPGGPAVPFGSHRFPYTAGTLKPIGAQSALDQQVISTYNAWKAAFVKQNCGNGWYEVISPDADHPYVAEAQGYGMVVTATMAGADPNARTVFDGMVKYMLAHKSVNNANLLAAEQDTSCKSVNGSDSATDGDLDVAYGLLLADKQWGSSGSYNYKDLAVKHINAIKASEVNPTTHLMLLGDWSAAGDAQYWITRSSDFMLDHFRAFKAATGDGAWDTVRTAHQNLITAQQSNYAAGTGLLADFVVNTNGTPKPAAGEVLESPNDGDYGWNACRDPWRIGTDAVTGGDAASLASARKLNAWIRTKTGGNPDNIVTGYHLNGTAFDTGKDMAFTAPFVVTAMTDPGSQAWLDALWTKLAATPISSSLYYGGSVQLQSMIVASGNYWVP
- a CDS encoding APC family permease yields the protein MSQMCGIGPFVTIPLMVAAFGGPQAVIGWIAGAVLALADGLVWAELGASLPGAGGSYVYLREAFQYRTGRLMPFLFVWTAMLFIPLIMSTGVVGFVQYLGYLWPGMTKGQGDLVGLALCALVVLLLWRRVESIARLTTVMWGVMITSVAAVILAAFSGFSPSRAFDWPAHAVELTHGQFWIGFAAGLTIGIYDYLGYNTAAYLGAEVKDPGRVLPRAIIYSIIGIMGIYMLLQVGVLGAMDWHQLLDPNSVASRSVASAVLEQAWGRAAADVVTVLILVTAFASVLAGLLGGSRVPYDAARDGTFFRAYGKLHPRHGFPVLGLVTMVLVTAAGFYLSRHVGDTVEHPPLTVLITMLTTVMVIVQALAQIAAVVVLRRRQPALHRPYRMWLHPLPGVVAAVGWLVIYGYADRNSPGYHPVEWSLAWVALGCVAFLLWARTERTWPFGPKEIREEFLRPAQAPEPQEQRTA
- a CDS encoding LuxR C-terminal-related transcriptional regulator; translated protein: MSTEVRRVAVVGDCPLFRRGLAQVIESTGDLALVPAAGSVEEVEGRLQPGDVVLVDLQLRPADLSAAVFRLAGRGAEVLVLCSPLQQDIVPPMEAGARGCLSRQAGEPELLAAIRLVASGCGYVSAALAVRRWSEPPCRVTDRERQILELVANGETDHGIAERLGISEHTVHSHLDRLRDKIGSRRRADLTRFAVAHDIVPNA